The genomic interval CCACCATTGCCCACGCCAAGCAGCGGGTGAAAAACGGGCGCTACATCGGCATCACCGAACCCGGCATCATCGGTGCCGAGGCGCCGAACCCGATCGTAAACGAACTGGTGATCATGCCCGACATCGAGAAACGGCTTGAAGCCTTTATTCGCTGCGGCCACGGGGTGATCGTGTTCCCAGGTGGCGTTGGTACTGCCGAAGAGATTCTGTACCTGCTCGGCATTCTGCTGCACCCGGACAATGCCGACCTGCCGTTCCCGGTGGTCTTTACCGGCAAGCAGGAAAATGCGGAATACTTCGAAATGATCGACAAGTTCATTCGGAACGCCCTGGGCGACGAAGCGGCCAAGAAGTACGAAATCATCATTGATGATCCGGTCCGGGTAGCTCAGACCATGAAAAAAGGCATGAAGGATGTGGAAACCTTCCGGCGGGCCATGCAGGACGCGTATTACTTCAACTGGATGCTGAAAATCGACCCGGTATTCCAGCTACCGTTCCACCCCAATCACGAGAACATGCGGAGTCTGGAATTGCATCGCGACCAGCCCGTGCACTTGATTGCGGCCAATCTGCGCAAGGCCTTCAGCGGTATTGTGGCTGGCAACGTCAAAGAGGACGGGATTCGCCAAGTGCAGGCCAAGGGGCCCTTCGAAATTTCCGGCGACCCGACCCTGATCAAACCCCTGGAAGCGATGTTGGATCAGTTTGTGGCGCAGAACCGGATGAAACTACCCGGCTCCTCGGCTTATGGGCCTAGCTATCGCATCGTCAGTGGGGCGGCCTAGGCCGCCACACTGACCTTTCAACTGCCTTCGGAGGCGCGGCCTTACTTGCCGCCATCTGCCGGCAGGCTGGCGAAATAGGCAGCCAGGTTAGCAATATCGGTGTCACTTAGGGCAGCCGCCTGGCCCTGCATAATGGCCGCCTGGCCACCGGTGCGCTGTTTGTTCTTATAGGCTTTGATGGCAGAAACCAGGTATTGCTCATTCTGACCCGCCAAGTTCGGGTATGTCGGGATCTGGGCAATGCCATTCTGGCCATGGCAGGCAGCACATACGGCGGCCTTGGCCTTACCTGCAGCAGCGTCAGCCGCAGTGGCGAAGCCCGGAATGGCAGCACTGAGCGCAAAAATTCCCGCCACGGCGTAGTGTTTCAGTTCCATTGTCTTTACCCT from Marinobacter sp. LA51 carries:
- the ppnN gene encoding nucleotide 5'-monophosphate nucleosidase PpnN, with amino-acid sequence MQEPTINALVSPEGSLEILSNHEVNRLKDRSEGGLYRLFRQCALAVLNTGVETDDCKALMEAHADFDVHLVPQPRGLKLELVNAPAHAFVDGEMLRAIREHLFSVLRDIIYSHSIPQSASGFRRDDPEDLTNLVFHVLRNARVLESGRQPDLVVCWGGHSISHEEYQYSKEVGHQLGLRALSIITGCGPGAMKGPMKGATIAHAKQRVKNGRYIGITEPGIIGAEAPNPIVNELVIMPDIEKRLEAFIRCGHGVIVFPGGVGTAEEILYLLGILLHPDNADLPFPVVFTGKQENAEYFEMIDKFIRNALGDEAAKKYEIIIDDPVRVAQTMKKGMKDVETFRRAMQDAYYFNWMLKIDPVFQLPFHPNHENMRSLELHRDQPVHLIAANLRKAFSGIVAGNVKEDGIRQVQAKGPFEISGDPTLIKPLEAMLDQFVAQNRMKLPGSSAYGPSYRIVSGAA
- a CDS encoding c-type cytochrome, with product MELKHYAVAGIFALSAAIPGFATAADAAAGKAKAAVCAACHGQNGIAQIPTYPNLAGQNEQYLVSAIKAYKNKQRTGGQAAIMQGQAAALSDTDIANLAAYFASLPADGGK